Genomic segment of Aliiroseovarius sp. M344:
GGACGGTCGCGCGGACCCGACACAATGTGGCGATCTATATCGCCAATGGGCATGGCGCGTGGGAGGCAGCGCTTGCAAATGTGCTCTCTCCCGGGGAAAAGGTTCTGTCGCTTTGCACGGGGCGGTTCGGGCATGGCTGGACTGAAATGGCCGAAGCCCTAGGCGCACAAGTGCAGATTGAAGATTTCGGCCTGCGCGCGCCAGTCGCTCCGGCGCGAGTTGAAGCCGCCTTGCTGGCGGACCCCGACCACAGCATCCGCGCTGTCCTGCTGACCCATGTGGACACCTCGACCTCGATCAGGAATGATGTGGCAGCGGTCCGGGCCGCCTTGGATGCCGCAGGTCACCCGGCGCTCCTGTTGGTCGATTGCATCGCTTCGATGGGCTGCGACCGTTTCGAAATGGACGCGTGGGGCGTGGATGTTGCGATCACGGCGTCACAGAAGGGTCTGATGGTTCCGCCCGGTGTGGCGTTTGTGTTCTTCAGTGAAAAGGCAGCGCAAGCCCGCACGAAAGTGACCCGCGTGTCACGGTATTGGGACTGGACTGACCGCGCAAACCCGAAAGTGTTCTACCAGTATTTCGGTGGCACCGCCCCAACGCATCACTTGTACGGTCTTCGCGAGTCGCTCGACATGATCGCCGAGGAAGGCGGGATGGAAGCCGTCTGGGCGCGCCATGCCCAACTTGCCCGCGTGGTCTGGGCAGCGTTTGAAGCTTGGGCCAGCGAAGGTCCGCTGGAACTCAATGTGGCAGATCGCACCCATCGGTCCTGTGCTGTCACATCGGTACGGATCGGCGCCCCGAATGGTACGGCGCTTCGACGATGGACCGAGGAAAAAGCAGGCATAACACTGGGTATCGGGCTGGGTATGAACACCGACGAGGACCCCGATGCCGACGGCTTCTTCCGCTTGGGCCATATGGGGCACTTGAACGCCTCAATGGTCATGGGGGCGCTGTCCTCAATCCAATCTGGGTTGATTGCCTTGGGAATACCGCATGGACCCGGCGCGCTGGACGCCGCAGCTCTGGTGATTTCCGAAGCTTAGGGCGTTTTGAATGAACCCTGTCTCAGGTTTATTTCGAAACGCTTTAGCTGCGCGCCGTTTCAAGTGCGGCAGGCAATGCGGCTGCGAAGGCGTCCAACTCCTCTGGTCGGCCGGCCGAAATGCGGATGCACCGGTTTTGCGGGGTCGCAAATGGCATTCGCACAAAGATGTC
This window contains:
- a CDS encoding pyridoxal-phosphate-dependent aminotransferase family protein, which gives rise to MTLSFGRPYLAIPGPSVMPDRVLRAMHRPGPNIYEGELVEMMPDLIESLRTVARTRHNVAIYIANGHGAWEAALANVLSPGEKVLSLCTGRFGHGWTEMAEALGAQVQIEDFGLRAPVAPARVEAALLADPDHSIRAVLLTHVDTSTSIRNDVAAVRAALDAAGHPALLLVDCIASMGCDRFEMDAWGVDVAITASQKGLMVPPGVAFVFFSEKAAQARTKVTRVSRYWDWTDRANPKVFYQYFGGTAPTHHLYGLRESLDMIAEEGGMEAVWARHAQLARVVWAAFEAWASEGPLELNVADRTHRSCAVTSVRIGAPNGTALRRWTEEKAGITLGIGLGMNTDEDPDADGFFRLGHMGHLNASMVMGALSSIQSGLIALGIPHGPGALDAAALVISEA